The Dehalococcoidales bacterium genome segment GACGCCGGTTCCGACATGGCAAATGTCCGCACTACCGCGGTACGCGATGGCGATGAATGGGTGGTCAACGGACAGAAGGTCTGGACAAGCAACTGGAAGTTCGCTGACTACGGTCTGCTCGTCTGCAAGACAGACCCGGATGCACCGCGACACCGCAACCTGAGCTACTTCATTTTCGACTGTAATGCCCCCGGCTTCAGCCGAAGACCGCTCCGCCAGATGACCGGCGAGGCCGAGTTCGGCGAGATGTTCTTTGATAACATGCGTATCCCCCATGAAAACCTGCTCGGTGAACTTGGCAGGGGCTGGTACGTTGCCCTCACCAGCCTTGCCGCAGAGAGGTCCGGCGGTGCCGGTATGGCTTTTGTGGGAGGCGGAAGCGCAGTCGGCGCCCGCCGCATCCTCTGGGGAGTAGATGCCATCGTCGAATTGGCCAAGAAGACCAGCCGACGCGGTAAGATACTCTGGGATGACCCCATATTCCGCCAGAAAATAGCCCAGTTTGCCATCGAGGGCGAAGCCCTCATGTATAGCGCCATGCGTGCCGCGGCCCGCCGGCGCAAGGGAATCGACCCCGGCAACGACATGTCCGTGGGCAAGAACTTCTCCGCGGAAATGAGGCAGAGACGCGGAGATATGGTGATGGAGATGCTCGGGGCATACTCCCAGATGGTGCCGGGTTCCAAGCTGGCGGTCGATGAGGGGATGTGGGTATACCAGATGCTCCGCTCGCGTGGCGCTACAATTGAGATGGGCACCTCGGAAATCAACCGCAATATCATCGCCGAGAGGATACTGGGACTGCCCAGGTAGTCCGGGTACTTGTTCTATTATAAGAGTAAAAACGCTCAGTGACGTTAAGGAGCACCAAGTATGGAATTCAGCCTGAACGAAGAACAGGAAATGCTCAAGACCATGGCCCGGGACTTCCTGGAGAATGAATGTCCCAAGACGTTTGTCCGGGAAATGATGGATGATGAGGATGGCCATTCGCCCGACCTGTGGAAGAAGATGGCCGAAGTAGGCTGGCTGGGCCTGATACTACCCGAGGAATATGGCGGGAGCGCGATGAACTTCCGCGACCTGGCCGTTCTCTGCGAAGAGATGGGCCGAGCCATGATGCCCGGCCCCTTTCTTTCCACCCTGCTCATGGCGGGACTGCCCATCCTCGATGCGGGTACGGATGAACAAAAGAGCAAGTTCCTCCCTATGATTGCCAATGGAGAGGCGGTCTTCACGCTGGCAGTCACCGAGGAAGACGGTGACTTCTGGCCTGAAGGGGTACAGTTAAAAGCTACCAGGATGGGCAATGACTATGTCCTCAACGGCACCAAGTACTTCGTACCTGACGCCAGGGCAGCGGACTATATCATCGTGGCGGCCCGCACCCGCCGCTCCGAGAACCCCGAAGAGGGAATCACTCTCTTCCTGGTAGACACCTCGGAATGGGGTACCTATGTCGCCCCACTGAAGGGTATAGACGAGACCAGAAAGCAGTACGAACTGGTCCTCACCAGGGTGGCTGTTCCCAGCAGGCACATCATTGGCGAAGTCGACAAGGGCTGGCCAATCCTCCAGGATATGGCTCTCAAAGCGACGGCGGCACTCTGCGCCGAGATGGTTGGCGGCTGCGAGTGGATACTGGAGACTACCGTCAACTATGCCAAGGAGAGGGTGCAGTTCGGCGTGCCCATCGGCAGCTTCCAGGTGATAAAACACAAGTGCGCCGACATGTACTCCGCACTTGAGTATGCCCGGTCCCTGATGGAAGCCGCCGCCGAGGCAATCAGAGAGGACAACTCCGATGCCCCGGTACTGGTTTCAATTGCCAAGAGCTACTGCTCCGATGCCTACAAGCTGATAGCAGACCACGGCATCCAGATACACGGCGGTATCGGCTTCACCTGGGACCACGACCTGCACCTTTACTTCAAGCGCGCGCGCTCGTTCGATATTGCCTTTGGTGACAGCACCTACCACCGGGAGCTTATAGCCCGGAGTCTCGACTGATACCTGCCGGAGCAGGAGACAGACAGGATAGCGGGACCCACTCTTAATACAGCCCCTATCCTGACCTGAATAGGGCCCACCTCACTCTACGGCTTAAACGATAACCGGAAAAGCCATATGGATACCGTTTCTATCCATATAAGCAGAACCAGGTAAAAGGAACGCTGCAATAGTCCCGGAGCAGGTACATGCGATTGTACGGCAAAGACTATCGATAATACCAGCCCTAAGAATGAGGCAGCGATAGTGAACCAGGTAAAGCCGAACCACGATGGCTTTTTATAGACGCTCCCAGCGAACATCCACATACCCAGAAGGATTGACAAACAGGAAGTGATAATAGCTGTATTGTGTACGATGCCTTCCGGATTTAGAGGGGTGCTGCTCCCACCAGGTGTATCTTGAAAAACACCAGCAAGAATCATTGAGATACCGTAAATGGTTAGCGAAAACCAGGCTATGTGAGCTTTTATTCCGTGCTGAAGCCTAAGATACAATGCGTAAGAAAAACCAATTATTAACACTCCGTAACTGATAAAACCGGCAGTCATCAGTTCCGGATTTGCGCTCCCCTGGTCACTTAACTTGCTGACTGTGTTCGTGATGTGATTGTAACCCGGTGTCAGATGTCCGGCGAGAAGGATAAAGAATAGCATTGCAGGAGGCGCCAGCATGCCGCAAATAGAGAGTATCCGGGATAAATAAACTTTGGCCATTAGAAAGATTTTAATGGAGGATTCAGGACCCTGTCAAAAAAGTGATTTCATCGGCCTGATGTATTGGAGATAACATCCAAACAAGTCCTGGTGAGATTGGTGTTCTTTTTCTTCAGATGTAATGTAGTGAGTAATCCATATTAGTTGCAATCTCAGGTAATCAGTAGTATCATTTACCCGCCCTTCTGTTCCTTATGGTAAGAATGAGCACATCAGTACATAACAATAGGTCACCTGTCACTTGTGGTGAGAGGAGCGAAGACAGTTGAGGATATGTCTACTGTCCTACAGGGGCAACCCTTATAGCGGTGGGCAGGGCATATACATCTACTATCTCTCCAGGGAGCTCCGTGACCTTGGCCACGAGGTGCATGTCATATCCGGGCCACCCTACCCGGAAGTAGTGGACGGTATCACACTGCATAAGCTGGAGAGCCTGAATCTCTACGAGTCTCCGAACACCTTCTGGCAGGACCTTTCCCGTGTGCGTAATCCCCTTCGTTTCTACGAGTTCCTGATGGTGTGCCTGGGGACACTCCCGGAGATGCTGACCTTCAGCATACGTGCCTACAACCGGATACGTGCCCTTCAACCCAGACTCAAGTTCGACGTCATCCATGATAACCAGTGCCTTGCCTACGGTCTGCTCCTGATGAAGCGCCTCAATATCCCGGTTGTCGCCACGATACACCACCCCATCCATATCGACCGCCAGATAGAACTGGACCAGGCCGAGAGTCTCCGGGAAAAGTGGCGATTATGGCGATGGTTCTCCTTTATTGGAATGCAGCGCCGGGTTTCTCCCCGACTGGACAGGATAATAACCGTCTCCCGGAAATCCGCCGATGACATACAGCGCTTCTTCAAGGTACCCGAGAAGCTGCTGCGAGTTGTCCTCAACGGTGTCGACATCGACTTCTTCCACGGCGATGGACACATCCCCAGGGAACCTGACAGCCTGATAATGGTCAGCAGCGGCAACGGGCATACCAAGGGACTACCCTATCTGCTCC includes the following:
- a CDS encoding acyl-CoA dehydrogenase family protein, which translates into the protein MVSEESEKLAAFRQEVRDWLRANLPEGWGTPEYQMPERLSEEAQALGEEWTRKLYDAGYTAFGYPEEYGGIKRPREEIVIIREEMMRCGTPPGPMSQGLLMVAPTILTHGQEWQKNRFIPKILSGEESWCQGFSEPDAGSDMANVRTTAVRDGDEWVVNGQKVWTSNWKFADYGLLVCKTDPDAPRHRNLSYFIFDCNAPGFSRRPLRQMTGEAEFGEMFFDNMRIPHENLLGELGRGWYVALTSLAAERSGGAGMAFVGGGSAVGARRILWGVDAIVELAKKTSRRGKILWDDPIFRQKIAQFAIEGEALMYSAMRAAARRRKGIDPGNDMSVGKNFSAEMRQRRGDMVMEMLGAYSQMVPGSKLAVDEGMWVYQMLRSRGATIEMGTSEINRNIIAERILGLPR
- a CDS encoding acyl-CoA dehydrogenase family protein, which produces MEFSLNEEQEMLKTMARDFLENECPKTFVREMMDDEDGHSPDLWKKMAEVGWLGLILPEEYGGSAMNFRDLAVLCEEMGRAMMPGPFLSTLLMAGLPILDAGTDEQKSKFLPMIANGEAVFTLAVTEEDGDFWPEGVQLKATRMGNDYVLNGTKYFVPDARAADYIIVAARTRRSENPEEGITLFLVDTSEWGTYVAPLKGIDETRKQYELVLTRVAVPSRHIIGEVDKGWPILQDMALKATAALCAEMVGGCEWILETTVNYAKERVQFGVPIGSFQVIKHKCADMYSALEYARSLMEAAAEAIREDNSDAPVLVSIAKSYCSDAYKLIADHGIQIHGGIGFTWDHDLHLYFKRARSFDIAFGDSTYHRELIARSLD
- a CDS encoding glycosyltransferase family 4 protein, whose protein sequence is MRICLLSYRGNPYSGGQGIYIYYLSRELRDLGHEVHVISGPPYPEVVDGITLHKLESLNLYESPNTFWQDLSRVRNPLRFYEFLMVCLGTLPEMLTFSIRAYNRIRALQPRLKFDVIHDNQCLAYGLLLMKRLNIPVVATIHHPIHIDRQIELDQAESLREKWRLWRWFSFIGMQRRVSPRLDRIITVSRKSADDIQRFFKVPEKLLRVVLNGVDIDFFHGDGHIPREPDSLIMVSSGNGHTKGLPYLLQALHKLRNEASVKLTVVGNGDPQAEPATLVREYGLEDTVRFTGKIKREELASLYATAEIAVVPSLHEGFGFPAAEAMSSQLPIVSTIAGALPEVVGKDGSAGILVPPRDADALAGALKYLLANKQLGRNMGEAGRKRVVENFSWRQAASQTVQVYEELL